Proteins co-encoded in one Arachis hypogaea cultivar Tifrunner chromosome 13, arahy.Tifrunner.gnm2.J5K5, whole genome shotgun sequence genomic window:
- the LOC112737492 gene encoding strigolactones hydrolase CXE15, whose protein sequence is MSNTLDSNPTLVDDCRGVLHVYSDGSIVRSSNPSFNVPVQDDGTVLWKDVIFYPTHDLWLRLYKPAASCHSGSKLPIFYYIHGGGFCIGSRTWPNCQNYCFRLASELQAVVVAPDYRLAPENRLPAAIEDGYTAIKWLQAQAVSDKPDPWLNGVGDFSRVFISGDSAGGNIAHNLAVRLGSKSLELAPVQVKGYILLAPFFGGTIRTKLEAEGPKDAFLNLELIDRFWRLSIPVGENTDHPLVNPFGPISKSLETIDLDPILVVVGGSDLLRDRAEDYAMKLKDLGKDVEYVEFEGQQHGFFTINPNSEPSKKLMLVIKHFINKYSA, encoded by the exons ATGTCCAACACGTTGGATTCCAATCCCACCTTAGTGGATGATTGTCGTGGTGTTCTTCATGTGTACAGTGATGGTTCTATAGTGCGTTCTTCCAATCCAAGTTTCAATGTTCCTGTCCAAGACGACGGCACCGTTTTGTGGAAAGATGTCATTTTTTATCCTACTCATGACCTTTGGCTTCGGCTCTACAAGCCAGCCGCTTCGTGCCACTCCGGCTCCAAGCTTCCCATATTTTACTATATCCACGGCGGCGGCTTTTGCATCGGCTCCCGCACGTGGCCTAATTGTCAAAACTATTGTTTTCGGCTAGCTTCTGAGCTTCAAGCCGTGGTCGTTGCCCCAGATTATCGGCTCGCTCCCGAGAATCGGCTCCCAGCTGCAATTGAGGATGGCTACACGGCCATCAAGTGGCTTCAAGCCCAAGCTGTGAGCGACAAGCCGGATCCATGGTTGAATGGAGTGGGTGATTTCAGCCGAGTGTTCATATCGGGCGACTCAGCCGGTGGAAACATAGCTCACAATTTGGCTGTTAGGCTCGGCTCCAAGTCGCTGGAGTTGGCGCCAGTTCAGGTGAAAGGCTATATTCTATTGGCACCTTTCTTTGGTGGAACTATCCGAACCAAATTAGAAGCTGAAGGACCTAAAGATGCTTTTCTCAATTTGGAACTCATTGACAG GTTCTGGAGGCTTTCAATACCTGTTGGGGAAAACACTGATCATCCACTTGTGAATCCATTTGGACCAATTAGCAAGAGTCTTGAAACAATTGATCTTGACCCAATTCTAGTGGTGGTTGGAGGGAGTGATTTGCTTAGAGACAGGGCAGAGGATTATGCAATGAAACTCAAGGATTTGGGTAAAGATGTTGAGTATGTAGAATTTGAAGGACAACAACATGGTTTCTTCACCATTAATCCCAACTCGGAGCCATCAAAGAAGTTGATGCTGGTCATCAAACATTTCATAAATAAGTATTCTGCCTAA
- the LOC112732806 gene encoding pentatricopeptide repeat-containing protein At4g04790, mitochondrial-like — MTTLILMKMIFQASLLIMLCEELLMNASGNVLDAVILDPTIPAKSLNEIKSFLVSTLASHGQLSKALLVYEEINKAGYNLEPKVVISLIVRVTKLKGELEGMLMLLTELSDLDYWVNGCFRVTAFCISSAINLFKKLKDKFESDELVLEVVFDEVSSILTTSESSNLQIGLDLLWAVKNKLLLSAYTNAGDLSNARLIWREYEVAGFQYNVLSYLRYAINDMYQELLASGDYRSANFMLSSAIIKACQETYSGLSSVAKKKKKEKREA; from the exons ATGACAACTTTG ATTTTGATGAAGATGATATTTCAGGCTTCATTGCTGATTATGCTGTGTGAGGAACTTCTCATGAATGCTTCTGGTAATGTCCTCGATGCT GTCATTTTGGATCCGACCATACCAGCAAAAAGCTTAAATGAAATCAAGAGCTTCCTTGTCTCAACTCTTGCCTCACATGGGCAGTTGTCCAAGGCACTTTTAGTATATGAGGAGATTAATAAAGCTGGATACAATTTGGAACCGAAAGTTGTTATAAGTCTTATCGTAAG AGTCACCAAATTGAAAGGAGAGTTGGAAGGGATGCTTATGCTACTTACAGAATTGAGTGATCTAGACTATTGGGTCAATGGCTGCTTCAGA GTGACCGCATTTTGCATCAGTTCTGCTATTAACTTGTTCAAGAAACTGAAGGATAAATTTGAAAGTGATGAACTAGTATTGGAAGTTGTCTTTGATGAAGTGAGTTC CATCTTGACAACATCCGAGTCCTCAAATTTGCAGATTGGTTTAGACTTGCTTTGGGCAGTCAAGAACAAGCTCCTTCTAAGTGCCTACACCAATGCTGGAGATTTGAGTAATGCTCGTTTGATTTGGAGAGAATATGAGGTTGCTGGATTTCAATACAATGTGCTAAGTTATTTGAGGTAC GCTATTAACGACATGTATCAAGAACTTTTGGCATCGGGAGATTATAGATCTGCTAACTTTATGCTCAGCTCTGCTATCATCAAAGCCTGTCAAGAAACATACTCTGGTCTTTCCTCTGtggcaaagaagaaaaagaaagaaaaacgagAGGCTTGA
- the LOC112737491 gene encoding outer envelope protein 61 — MFNGMMDPELIRIAQEQMSRMSPAELARIQQQMMSNPDLMRMASESMKNMKPEDFKLAAEQLKHTRPEDMAEIGEKMANASPDEVAAMRSRVDAHIKYQLSAAELLKKQGNELHNKGKFTDALEKYSRAKENIKEIPSSESRKLRLACSLNLMSCYLRTKQYNECIKEGSEVLECDAKNLKALYRRGQAYKELGLLRDAVADLSKALEVSPNDDTIEELLRDTKEMLTKEGGDYAPGGLVIEEITEEIENVPSGKNKSSSSEQKVVQPRKSGESSNSSNTVNGNPITNAESIDKLKNDPVAMRSFQNFISNADPATLASLNPGQSNDISPEMMRTATNMIGKMSPEELQKMLEMASSFQGDNPILRGGSPNSPFNPGSIPPNISPDMLKTASDMIGKMSPDDLQKMFEMASSLNGRGSVPLSAPVDNTERSSSLSDLPTSSTSGTSVSGESSSSQNVFPNMRNASQPNFPSSTTDLQEQMRNQMKDPAMRQMFSSMIKNMSPEMMANMGEQFGFKLSPEDAARAQQAMSSLSPESLDKMMVWADRVQRGVEGAKKTKNWLLGKPGMILAICMLILAIILHRFGFIGS; from the exons ATGTTCAACGGAATGATGGATCCTGAGTTGATCAGAATCGCTCAGGAACAGATGAGTCGCATGTCACCCGCTGAGTTGGCTCGGATCCAACAACAG ATGATGTCTAATCCTGATCTGATGAGGATGGCTTCAGAGAGCATGAAGAACATGAAGCCTGAAGACTTTAAACTCGCTGCAGAACAGTTAAAGCATACTCGTCCTGAAGATATGGCTGAGATCGGTGAGAAGATGGCTAATGCATCACCTGATGAAGTAGCAGCTATGCGCTCCCGTGTTGACGCACATATCAAATATCAATTGAGTGCAGCTGAGTTGTTGAAGAAGCAG GGCAATGAGCTTCATAACAAGGGGAAGTTCACAGATGCTTTGGAGAAGTATTCTCGC GCTAAAGAAAATATTAAAGAGATTCCCTCTTCTGAAAGTAGAAAACTTCGTTTGGCATGCTCACTCAACTTGATGTCCTGCTACCTGAGGACAAAGCAGTACAATGAATGCATAAAAGAAGGTTCTGAG GTTTTGGAATGCGATGCAAAGAATCTTAAGGCTCTTTATCGGAGAGGGCAAGCATATAAAGAACTGGGTTTACTAAGG GATGCTGTTGCTGATTTGAGTAAAGCACTTGAAGTGTCCCCTAATGATGATACAATTGAAGAGCTTTTAAG GGACACCAAGGAAATGTTGACAAAGGAAGGTGGTGACTATGCTCCTGGAG GATTAGTAATTGAAGAAATCACTGAAGAAATTGAGAATGTGCCTTCTGGAAAGAACAAAAGCTCTTCTTCAGAACAAAAGGTGGTTCAACCAAGAAAGTCTGGTGAATCCTCAAATAGTTCTAATACAGTAAATGGAAATCCAATAACAAATGCCGAGAGTATAGATAAGTTGAAAAATGATCCAGTAGCTATGAG atctttccaaaacttcatttcaAATGCCGATCCTGCTACTCTGGCTTCTTTAAATCCTGGACAATCCAATGATATATCCCCAGAGATGATGAGAACTGCTACAAATATGATTGGAAAAATGTCTCCTGAGGAACTTCAAAAAATGCTTGAAATGGCTTCTTCATTCCAAGGGGACAACCCAATTTTAAGGGGAGGTTCCCCCAATTCTCCTTTCAACCCTGGATCAATTCCTCCCAACATATCACCTGATATGTTAAAAACAGCAAGTGATATGATAGGTAAAATGTCACCAGATGACCTTCAGAAGATGTTTGAAATGGCTTCCTCATTGAACGGGAGAGGATCTGTTCCATTGTCAGCACCTGTGGACAATACTGAAAGAAGTTCTTCCCTGTCGGACTTACCAACCTCAAGTACTAGTGGAACTAGTGTTTCTGGAGAGTCAAGTTCTTCTCAAAATGTCTTCCCAAATATGAGAAATGCTTCTCAGCCGAACTTCCCTTCCTCGaccacagatttgcaagaacagATGAGAAATCAGATGAAGGACCCAGCTATGCGGCAG ATGTTCTCATCAATGATTAAAAATATGAGTCCAGAAATGATGGCAAACATGGGCGAACAATTTGGTTTCAAGCTTTCACCCGAGGATGCAGCAAGAGCTCAGCAAGCCATGTCATCCTTATCGCCAGAGAGCTTGGATAAAATG ATGGTTTGGGCAGACAGGGTTCAAAGAGGAGTTGAAGGTGCGAAAAAGACGAAGAACTGGCTGCTGGGGAAACCTGGCATGATCTTGGCAATATGCATGCTCATTTTGGCTATCATTCTTCATCGATTCGGCTTCATTGGTAGCTAG
- the LOC112732808 gene encoding probable CCR4-associated factor 1 homolog 11 → MTTIYTTMTRIHDEREQLQQPPRVFLIPPPMVVGFPPFYGAAQPRFVERLPLLEPSPNSSVVIRQVWAANADSEFQIISSLIDKYRFVSIDTEFPGVVIRPRNKNYRSLVPEETYQVMKANVDALKIIQLGLTLSDEHGNLPDLGTNNRTHYIWQFNFRDFNLMRDIHAKDSVALLRSQGINFARNAVAGVSSVHFAKLAAASGLLFNKALTWVTFHGAYDIGYLVKILMWRVLPTRLEEFLELVKELLGGNTYDVKHVMRFCDGLYGGLEKVADTLHVDRVAGKCHQAGSDSLLTCHTFHKIRETYFLANDDGFREYVNVFFGLEIAKA, encoded by the coding sequence ATGACGACCATATATACAACAATGacgaggatccatgatgaacgagaACAACTTCAACAACCACCTAGAGTTTTTCTTATCCCACCgcccatggttgttggttttccGCCCTTTTATGGCGCTGCTCAGCCAAGGTTTGTGGAACGGCTGCCACTTCTAGAGCCCAGTCCCAACAGTTCGGTTGTGATCAGGCAAGTGTGGGCTGCCAACGCTGATTCCGAGTTCCAAATCATAAGCAGCCTTATTGACAAATATCGATTTGTCTCTATCGACACTGAATTCCCCGGCGTAGTAATCCGGCCCCGCAACAAGAACTACCGGAGTCTTGTTCCTGAGGAAACTTACCAAGTCATGAAGGCCAATGTGGACGCGCTCAAAATCATCCAGCTTGGACTCACTCTCTCCGATGAGCACGGCAACCTCCCTGACCTAGGAACCAACAACAGAACTCACTACATCTGGCAGTTCAATTTCCGAGACTTCAACCTCATGCGTGACATTCACGCAAAGGACTCTGTGGCACTCCTACGCAGCCAGGGCATCAACTTTGCACGCAATGCAGTGGCTGGAGTTTCTTCGGTGCATTTTGCGAAGTTGGCAGCAGCATCCGGGCTGCTGTTCAACAAAGCACTGACATGGGTCACATTCCATGGTGCTTATGATATTGGATATTTGGTGAAGATTCTGATGTGGCGTGTTCTTCCGACGCGCTTGGAGGAGTTCTTAGAGCTTGTGAAAGAGCTGCTTGGGGGAAATACTTACGATGTGAAGCATGTGATGAGGTTCTGCGATGGCCTCTATGGCGGTTTGGAGAAGGTGGCTGACACACTTCACGTAGACCGAGTTGCTGGGAAGTGCCATCAAGCCGGGTCTGACAGCTTGCTCACCTGCCACACCTTTCACAAGATTAGAGAAACTTATTTTTTGGCTAATGATGATGGATTTAGGGAATACGTTAATGTATTTTTTGGGTTGGAAATTGCAAAAGCTTAA